Proteins found in one Syntrophorhabdaceae bacterium genomic segment:
- a CDS encoding 50S ribosomal protein L23, with amino-acid sequence MNEYDIILRPIITEKSTLVKETGNQYVFEVQRSANKIEIRKAVEKLFKVKVLDVHVSNMEGKKKRLGRYAGKRSDWKKAIVKLSPKDKITIFEGA; translated from the coding sequence ATGAACGAATACGATATCATCCTGCGGCCCATCATTACAGAGAAAAGCACGCTGGTGAAGGAGACTGGGAACCAGTACGTCTTCGAAGTCCAGCGAAGCGCAAATAAAATAGAGATCAGAAAGGCCGTGGAGAAGCTCTTCAAGGTCAAGGTTCTCGATGTCCATGTGTCGAACATGGAAGGAAAGAAGAAACGTCTCGGACGCTACGCAGGCAAGCGGTCAGATTGGAAGAAAGCCATTGTGAAGCTGAGTCCGAAGGACAAAATCACGATTTTTGAGGGTGCGTAA
- the rplD gene encoding 50S ribosomal protein L4 translates to MAVTDILNIEGAKVGEVEIKDEIFNCEVKEHLIHDVVKMQLARRRRGTAKTKGRTEVSGGGRKPYKQKGTGQARRGSSRSPVMVGGGVTFGPQPRDYSYTVPRKVRRSALRSALTVRHTASNMKVLDKLELADISTKTFFGIVKTLSLTKPLFIIDQKDETVEKSARNIPYVKVLRVEGLNVYDIIRHEQLIMTVEALKKVEEVLAS, encoded by the coding sequence ATGGCAGTCACAGACATACTGAACATAGAGGGTGCAAAGGTTGGGGAAGTTGAAATAAAGGACGAGATCTTCAACTGCGAGGTCAAAGAGCATCTTATCCATGATGTTGTGAAGATGCAGCTTGCACGACGCAGAAGAGGGACTGCGAAGACAAAGGGCCGGACAGAAGTCTCCGGCGGCGGTCGCAAGCCCTATAAACAGAAGGGTACAGGGCAGGCCCGGCGCGGTTCGTCCCGTTCGCCCGTGATGGTAGGCGGCGGTGTAACCTTCGGGCCTCAGCCGAGGGATTATAGCTACACGGTCCCCAGGAAGGTGAGGAGAAGCGCATTGAGGTCGGCCCTTACCGTCAGACATACCGCTTCGAACATGAAGGTTCTCGATAAACTTGAGTTGGCCGACATCAGCACGAAGACATTTTTCGGGATCGTCAAGACATTGAGCCTGACCAAGCCTTTGTTCATCATCGACCAGAAGGATGAGACAGTCGAGAAATCAGCGCGGAACATTCCTTACGTGAAGGTGCTGAGGGTGGAAGGCCTGAACGTTTATGATATTATCCGCCACGAGCAGCTCATCATGACCGTTGAGGCGCTGAAAAAAGTTGAAGAGGTGCTTGCATCATGA